In one Chitinophaga sancti genomic region, the following are encoded:
- a CDS encoding transglutaminase domain-containing protein, producing MAIDESKYSSFQQFLLNLLSLLTIIPLAPYLNRYIPPLVEDGWHLDMLLAVLSAFLFTRLLLWVFKPLIIPAFVLVVGVLSFNYFSDNYTFSNVLNDYKGMVQGNWGAKNYKQLDILSLYPRRVETYRDKTVRGIRDKVNYKDSLVRNFSIYHSVEDFDEYFPKYGKVARYLALFKYINRHFRWVPDTRRDEYFATPQETIQNGMGGDCDDHSILMVSCLQSIGARCRIVLIQGHAYPELYCGTKEDFEVIKQAIVTLFPQLPIKEIHYHEMRGEYWINLDYSARHPGGPYLNDKVYALIEI from the coding sequence ATGGCCATAGATGAAAGTAAATATTCCTCTTTCCAGCAATTTCTGCTCAACCTGCTGAGCCTCCTGACAATCATACCGCTGGCACCATATCTGAACCGGTATATACCACCACTGGTTGAAGATGGATGGCACCTGGATATGCTGTTGGCTGTTCTGTCCGCTTTTCTTTTTACCCGCTTACTGCTCTGGGTTTTCAAACCGCTGATCATTCCTGCCTTTGTATTGGTAGTGGGCGTACTGTCTTTCAATTACTTTTCTGATAATTATACCTTCAGCAATGTACTGAATGACTATAAAGGGATGGTACAGGGTAACTGGGGTGCCAAGAACTATAAACAACTGGATATCCTGAGTTTATATCCTCGCCGGGTGGAAACTTACAGGGATAAAACGGTACGGGGGATCCGGGATAAGGTGAACTATAAGGACTCCCTGGTACGCAACTTCTCTATTTACCATTCTGTAGAAGATTTTGATGAATATTTCCCCAAGTATGGGAAAGTGGCCCGTTACCTGGCACTGTTTAAATATATCAACAGGCATTTTCGCTGGGTACCGGATACCCGGCGTGATGAATATTTTGCCACCCCGCAGGAAACAATACAAAATGGCATGGGGGGCGATTGTGATGATCATAGCATACTGATGGTATCCTGCCTGCAATCTATCGGTGCCAGGTGCCGTATTGTGTTGATCCAGGGGCATGCATACCCTGAGTTATATTGCGGTACCAAAGAAGATTTTGAAGTGATCAAGCAGGCTATCGTAACCTTGTTTCCCCAACTACCTATCAAAGAGATTCACTACCACGAAATGAGAGGCGAATATTGGATTAACCTTGATTATTCTGCGCGCCATCCCGGTGGTCCGTACCTGAATGATAAGGTATATGCGTTGATTGAAATTTGA
- a CDS encoding chloride channel protein, producing the protein MNRNQFLVLSGILVGLVAGLAGVILKTLVHYIHYFITYKVHFTTQVFFYALFPFLGIVITTLVVIIFFKGQSRKGIGLILYEIAQNSSLIPPVKMYSQILQSALTVGLGGSAGLESPIAVTGAAIGSNYARNYHLGYKERTLLLAAGATAGIAASFNAPIAGVMFAFEILLTGVVFSDFLPLILAAICGSLLSKIILQEEVLFHFESRQAFNYHNVPYYIMLGLLSAIYARYYIVISQKVEHFFHRLKWTALQKAVLGGVIISILCVIMPPLFGEGYSSIKQMANGQADEIIAHSFFRYIPAKNWVLLAFLGCTCLLKVFASSITIQSGGNGGNFAPSLFAGGVLGFFFAMLCTQVGFHDVPVTNLVIVGMAGVMSGVMYAPLTAIFLIAEASSGYDLFIPLMIVSSTSFLVAKWFSPISPELKHLVDEGKIFTREHDRNILSLLRTEELVENTIQHIDMNATLRQLIELVKNSTRNVIAVVSADGRLDGVVTLDRIRPIMFNQLIYDTVTVKELMQQPPALIGLHDNVVDVIAKFDEVKEWNLPVIENDKLVGFISKSNILNQYRLLLQEYSGDEI; encoded by the coding sequence ATGAACAGAAACCAGTTCCTTGTACTTTCGGGGATCCTGGTTGGCCTGGTTGCCGGGTTAGCCGGTGTGATACTGAAAACGCTGGTTCACTACATTCACTACTTTATTACCTACAAAGTTCATTTTACTACACAGGTCTTTTTCTACGCACTATTCCCTTTTCTTGGTATCGTCATTACCACCCTTGTTGTTATCATATTTTTTAAAGGTCAATCGCGAAAAGGTATAGGCCTTATTCTCTACGAAATTGCACAAAACTCCAGCCTGATTCCACCTGTTAAAATGTATTCGCAAATCCTGCAAAGTGCCCTGACAGTAGGTCTGGGAGGTTCTGCAGGCCTGGAAAGTCCGATTGCGGTAACAGGAGCTGCAATTGGTAGTAACTATGCGCGCAACTACCACCTGGGATATAAGGAAAGAACACTGTTACTGGCGGCTGGCGCCACTGCCGGTATTGCGGCTTCATTTAATGCACCGATTGCAGGGGTGATGTTTGCTTTTGAAATCCTGCTTACCGGGGTTGTATTCTCCGATTTTCTTCCTTTAATCCTGGCGGCGATTTGTGGAAGTCTCCTGTCAAAGATCATCCTGCAGGAAGAGGTATTGTTTCACTTTGAATCCCGGCAGGCTTTCAATTATCACAATGTGCCCTACTACATTATGCTGGGGTTATTAAGTGCTATTTACGCACGCTATTACATAGTCATTTCCCAGAAAGTAGAGCATTTCTTCCATCGCCTGAAATGGACTGCACTGCAGAAGGCTGTTTTAGGGGGTGTGATTATTTCCATTCTTTGCGTGATCATGCCACCCTTATTTGGAGAGGGCTATTCCAGCATCAAGCAAATGGCCAATGGGCAGGCAGATGAAATCATTGCACATAGTTTCTTCAGGTATATTCCGGCAAAGAACTGGGTCTTACTGGCATTCCTGGGATGTACCTGTTTGCTGAAAGTATTTGCTTCTTCTATTACTATTCAGAGTGGAGGTAATGGGGGAAACTTTGCACCTTCTCTTTTTGCCGGCGGTGTATTGGGATTCTTTTTTGCCATGCTGTGTACACAGGTAGGCTTCCACGATGTACCGGTCACTAACCTTGTAATTGTAGGTATGGCGGGGGTGATGAGTGGGGTGATGTACGCACCGCTTACAGCCATCTTCCTGATAGCAGAAGCCAGTTCGGGATATGACCTGTTCATTCCGCTGATGATTGTTTCTTCTACTTCCTTTCTCGTAGCAAAATGGTTTTCCCCTATCTCTCCGGAACTCAAACACCTGGTAGATGAAGGCAAAATCTTTACCAGGGAACATGACAGAAACATTCTTTCACTGCTCCGGACTGAGGAACTTGTTGAAAACACGATTCAGCATATAGATATGAATGCTACGCTCCGACAGCTGATAGAGCTGGTGAAAAACAGTACCCGCAACGTGATTGCTGTAGTTTCTGCAGATGGAAGGCTGGATGGTGTAGTGACTTTGGATCGTATACGCCCGATCATGTTCAACCAGTTAATTTACGATACGGTTACTGTAAAAGAATTGATGCAGCAGCCACCTGCGCTGATAGGTCTGCACGATAATGTGGTAGATGTGATTGCAAAATTTGATGAAGTGAAAGAGTGGAATCTGCCGGTGATAGAGAATGATAAACTAGTAGGATTTATCTCCAAATCAAATATCCTGAATCAGTATAGATTACTATTACAGGAATACTCCGGTGATGAAATATAG